The following proteins are co-located in the Vigna unguiculata cultivar IT97K-499-35 chromosome 9, ASM411807v1, whole genome shotgun sequence genome:
- the LOC114162495 gene encoding histone chaperone ASF1B-like: protein MSAVNITNVTVLDNPASFLTPFQFEISYECLTALKDDLEWKLIYVGSAEDETYDQLLESVLVGPVNVGNYRFVLQADPPDPSKIREEDIIGVTVLLLTCSYLGQEFIRVGYYVNNDYDDEQLREEPPPKVLIDRVQRNILSDKPRVTKFPINFHPENNENEEQPPPSEPPSETGEDPLALVDREPADRKDS from the exons ATGAGTGCTGTGAACATCACCAACGTCACCGTCCTCGACAACCCTGCTTCCTTTCTCACCCCTTTTCAGTTCGAGATTTCCTACGAGTGTCTCACCGCTCTCAAAGACG ATTTGGAATGGAAGCTTATATATGTTGGATCTGCTGAAGATGAGACCTATGACCAATTATTAGAAAGTGTCCTTGTTGGTCCTGTCAACGTTGGAAACTATCGCTTCGTTTTACAG GCAGATCCACCGGATCCATCAAAGATTCGTGAAGAAGATATAATTGGTGTGACAGTGCTTCTGTTGACGTGCTCTTATCTGGGACAGGAATTTATTCGTGTTGGCTATTATGTGAACAATGATTACGATGATGAGCAGCTGAGAGAGGAACCCCCTCCAAAGGTGTTAATTGATCGGGTTCAAAGGAACATTTTGTCTGATAAACCCAGGGTCACGAAGTTCCCCATCAATTTCCACCCTGAGaacaatgaaaatgaagagCAACCCCCTCCGTCCGAACCCCCATCTGAAACTGGAGAAGATCCACTTGCCTTAGTTGATCGTGAGCCTGCAGATAGGAAGGATTCTTAA